In Palaemon carinicauda isolate YSFRI2023 chromosome 14, ASM3689809v2, whole genome shotgun sequence, the following proteins share a genomic window:
- the LOC137652751 gene encoding interaptin-like produces MAMFNQAFGVWVNMMGKFVKGKYNWTQNAASVIQERNAACEDMTLYLQGQLRTLQESSVFKWFSWLLPEAPRFGDCRAVASQDGFLGRWLQRCPWIGGYWKAREELRGCELGLRQMKEEALRFNDQLKSNWFFGKLLPEFDIGGTEEILSHGNKTFFIGLAAAGALFGGIMVVRRRMAKEGEDAPELDGEDLKTDCLDRTTLVENLEEENSKLQGQLNELRKDLDEIKIEKETQEKLKDKKETENQKLKIDSAEKDLQMKEQEKKQGNLEEENSKLQGQLNELKREVDEMNAEKETQEKLKDQKKTENQKLKIDCAEKDLQMKEQEKKQEILNTEMEEMKKIYDEKIKNLLNDCVEKDLQMKEQEKILDMLKTENEKNNKVQNEKTKVQNECIEKDIQMKEHEKILEDLKTENEKLKKMQDQKTEQLNQLRSKMKKFKAEKEEQEKLRANIALYYQNLEKVYKRKDLEMKEQNKLLENLKTENGKLKKMQNQKTELNQLRNEINELKREKEEQENLRGKIALYYQFLEKVYNRKDLQLKKQKNLLDKLRKEKGETKKMQNQQAELNQLRNEIEELKSEKEEKEKQRAKMATYYQNLEKAFNKKELQMKEQIKSLKNLKTANGEMNEMQNQKSDLKQLRSQINELNREKEEQEYLRAKIASDYQNLEQAYNDKNIQMEELKQLLEDIKTENNGPEELQKGPVNELINEVEELKTEKEKQVMMQAKMASDYENLKNECAQKDDQLKRQEKLLEILKTGNKGPKKLQRDQVNVWKKKVDELNAEKEEQEKLKAKMVSDYQNLLRECAMKDREMKRLERLLEILKIENEEIQMQKEQLRN; encoded by the coding sequence ATGGCTATGTTCAATCAAGCATTCGGTGTGTGGGTGAATATGATGGGAaaatttgttaaaggaaaatacaACTGGACTCAAAATGCAGCTTCGGTTATCCAAGAACGGAATGCTGcatgcgaggatatgacgttaTATCTTCAGGGACAACTGCGAACTCTCCAGGAGTCCTcagtcttcaaatggttttcgtggcttctcccagaggcgccgcgttttggagactgtcgtgcagtcgcctctcaggatggattcctcggtcggtggctgcagcgctgtccttggatcGGGGGCTattggaaagcccgtgaggaactacgaGGCTGTGAACTTGGATTGCGGCAAATGAAGgaagaagctttgagattcaacgaccagttgaaatcaaATTGGTTCTTTGGCAAACTTCTTCCTGAATTCGACATTGGAGGAACGGAGGAAATCCTTTCTCACGGTAACAAGACATTTTTCATCGGGTTGGCTGCTGCCGGAGCCCTATTCGGTGGAATTATGGTTGTCAGGAGAAGGATGGCTAAAGAAGGCGAAGACGCTCCAGAATTGGACGGAGAGGATCTCAAAACGGATTGTCTGGATAGAACGACTCTGGTGGAAAATCTTGAGGAGGAAAACAGCAAGTTAcaaggacaactaaatgaattgagaaaAGACCTAGATGAAATTAAGATAGAGAAAGAGACGCAAGAAAAACTGAAAGATAAAAAAGAGACTGAGaatcaaaagctgaaaattgactcCGCCGAAAAAGACCTTCaaatgaaggaacaggagaagaaacagggaaATCTTGAGGAGGAAAACAGCAAGTTAcaaggacaactaaatgaattgaAAAGAGAAGTAGATGAAATGAATGCAGAGAAAGAGACGCAAGAAAAACTGAAAGATCAAAAGAAGACTGAGaatcaaaagctgaaaattgactgcgccgaaaaagaccttcagatgaaggaacaagagaagaaacaagaaattcttaacactgaaatggaagaaatgaagaaaatctatgatgagaaaataaaaaacttgTTAAATGACTGCGTTGAAAAAGACctccagatgaaggaacaggaaaaaATACTGGATATGctgaaaactgaaaatgaaaaaaataataaagtacaaAATGAAAAAACTAAAGTGCAAAATGAGTGCATCGAAAAAGAcattcagatgaaggaacatgaaaaaatattggaagatctaaaaactgaaaatgaaaaactgaaaaaaatgcaAGATCAGAAAACTGAACAACTAAATCAATTGAGAAGTAAAATGAAGAAATTCAAGGCAGAGAAAGAGGAGCAAGAAAAGCTGCGAGCTAATATTGCCTTGTATTACCAAAATCTCGAAAAAGTGTACAAAAGAAAAGATCTCGAGATGAAAGAACAGAACAAATTATTGGAAAATCTTAAAACTGAAaatggaaaactgaaaaaaatgcaAAATCAGAAAACGGAACTAAATCAGCTGAGAAATGAAATAAATGAgctgaaaagagagaaagaggaacaaGAAAACCTGCGAGGTAAAATTGCGTTGTATTATCAATTTCTCGAAAAGGTTTACAACAGAAAAGATCTTCAattgaaaaaacagaaaaatttaCTGGATAAACTAAGAAAGGAAAAGGGAGAAACGAAAAAGATGCAAAATCAGCAAGCGGAACTGAATCAGTTGAGAAATGAAATAGAAGAATTGAAAAGtgagaaagaggaaaaagaaaagcaGCGAGCTAAGATGGCGACGTATTATCAAAATCTAGAAAAGGCGTTCAATAAAAAAGaacttcagatgaaggaacagataaaatccttgaaaaatctAAAAACTGCAAATGGAGAAATGAATGAAATGCAAAATCAGAAGTCGGATCTAAAGCAATTGAGAAGTCAAATAAATGAATTGAACAGAGAGAAAGAAGAACAAGAATACCTGCGAGCTAAGATTGCATCGGATTACCAAAATTTAGAACAGGCGTATAATGACAAAAATATCCAGATGGAAGAACTGAAACAATTATTGGAAgatattaaaactgaaaataatgGACCAGAGGAACTGCAAAAGGGTCcagtaaatgaattaataaatgaagTAGAAGAActaaagacagagaaagagaaacaGGTAATGATGCAAGCTAAGATGGCGTCGGATTACGAAAATCTGAAGAACGAGTGCGCCCAAAAAGATGATCAGTTAAAACGACAGGAAAAGTTACTGGAAATTCTTAAAACTGGGAATAAGGGACCGAAGAAATTACAAAGGGATCAAgtgaatgtatggaaaaagaaagtAGATGAATTAAATGCAGAGAAAGAGGAGCAAGAAAAGCTGAAAGCTAAGATGGTGTCCGATTACCAAAATCTGTTAAGGGAATGCGCCATGAAAGATCGTGAGATGAAGAGACTAGAAAGGTTACTGGAGATCcttaaaattgaaaatgaagaaattcAAATGCAAAAGGAACAATTGAGAAACTAA